Below is a genomic region from Ziziphus jujuba cultivar Dongzao chromosome 7, ASM3175591v1.
TTGCTTTGAGTGAAGATATTCCATCCCTCTTGCAATTTGAAGCATCAGATCAACCGCAACAGGAAGCGAAAACGGGATTTTTTTCCTTGGCCCGCAAATCTCTTTGTTGTAGCTGCTAAGATCTTTGTTCATTAGTTCAGTGATCAGAAAACACTCTTTCTTCTCCTCATCAGTAAAACCACAAAGATAGTGCATTATGTTTGGATGGGAAAGAGATAGCAACGAAGTGATCTCCTGCTGAAGGGTTTCGATGTCACCAAAGAAGTGTCTCAATACAAAGCTTTCACCTAACCATAGGATCTCTTTGTATTGGCTGCCACTCCCTAATCTTCGTCTCACATGGTAGTCCTTGGATCCCACAAGAATTGAACAGGGGAAGAGCCTCCCATTCAATGGCTCCAAGCCATCTAAGCTTTTGAAAAAGAGGTCTATGAGACGCTGCTCGTATTTCGTTGAGCCTGAGATTTTCTTTTCCCTGATTTTGTTAAGCAAAGTCCATCTATCTTCTTTCCAAACAGTGTCAATCCGGTTGCAGAAATCCTGAGTGATCAGGTACTGCTTCCCAAATCTCCACTGGAAAAGTTTCCAATCTCTGTACTCTCTCCTGTACTTGTTGGAGTAGACATGTTTCTTCTTTTGCATCACATCCTGATCCAATCCGGAGATTTCTCCAGCAGTTTCAATTGCCTCAATGACATTTGGCATGCAGCAAAGCAAGTTGTGAATATGGAACTCAACGCAATCCGAGTTCTGATAAAGAGTTATGGCTTTTGCCCACCAGTCCTTTGTTTCCAAGCATTGTCTAATATAGGTTTCTCCTTCTCTAAATATCCTGTAGAGGTCTCTCAATGGCTGCTCAAGAATTTTCCATTTCGTGTGCTTCTCTTCGAATCTGAGGTTATGTTCCATCTCTTCTGCTATTGATTCATATGCAAAGCAGAAGATATCGAACAGGAAAAAGCATTGTTTCTGATTGATTTGGATATTACCTCGAAATACCATTATAGCTTTTAAACTTCCTAACACCTCTCCAATATGTCGAAATTGCTCCATTTGGAGGATTTGACTTTAAAGATCTGAAAATGGGTATCTGAGTTTAAAAAGGATGTACTTATAACAAGAAAGCAATATTGAAACAAAGaatatgaaaattcaatatagaaaatttattgaaaagacATTGGCTTAAGCTGCTATTGCTAACAGGAGATTGATGGACAATGAAAATGGGAATGacaatacataaatataaatgcgGGATTAAAAGAAACACAAATCTCTGCGTAATGCTATAGCCACCACCACTGCTGAGGATTGGTTGAATCCTCTAACAcccttccaaaattttcttagcttccaattaaataaataaataaataaaaattcgtTACCAGGTTTTCCAATAAGAGATCCTACCAAATCCTCATAGAACTCGATAAAATTAAGTGAAGCTCATGTATAAGTCaaagttgaaaagaaaaaaagaatggaaaatTCATCACGGGTGGAAATAAACAAGTGGCAAAGGGGTGTAGGAGGTGGGAAAGTTGTGGTTGATGTTGATTAAGTTAATTTGGttgttctattttaatttttttttgggtaaataattgGATTGTTGTTAGGAAGTTTAGGGATGTGCTTGGGTTGGGTGTGCGATCCAACGCTTGTTAAGACATGGTTTTGATTAAATCAAATGACCCTTCATGTGCGCCTCTCTTTTAAGTGTTACCGTGACTTTCGATGTTTTGCCACTATATTTTGATAACTGTTGGCGTTGCTCAACGGTTTTAATGGATTTTCAATTctcttttcccctttttttccaGCCTTACATATCtgcttttgttaaaaaaataataataatcataataatatttatagtttagCCTCTTATTTAGAATGGCCTAATGAATTTATtagcttttaaatttatttctgataaaatattataaagatttaaattgctttaaacattaaaatttttaaaaatattttttattaatttatatttaattatattttttaaactcgcttattaatatataagttatattaaaatattagtcaattaaataatatcatatatatatatatatatatacatttagtCTAAAACAAATCAATCCAATCGAAAGTGAACTAAATTTGATAATTCtagaattattatatataaaaaaatttaaaaataaaagcttaccTTCGTCTGCCTCTTTTGATGGGCTACGTCGAGATGGCCCGTGGAGTGCATAGAATTCTTcagttcaataaattcaatacaataaaagtaataaaaataaaaatttaatttaaagggAGGCTTATCTGATTTACaatgaataaacaaaattaagagCATGGAAGAGTATACTAATCATTAAATACAAGAGGTGTTaatagaattttcataaattattaattattattattattttaattatttaagggCGGTTCAAATGTGCAAAAGgatttgacaaaattttaaaacaattttataggTGTTACATTTTAGTTTAAAGGGTTATCGCCTGAAGAATCTAACATTCTAGAGGTTCTCAATTATCCCATTATACCCACATAAATCTTAAAGGAGTCTTGCATTTTACAagtccatttatatatatgtatatatatatatatatatttttttttttttttgataaatgtatATCTTTCCTAATGTAgtaaatttatgtttttcttatacaatattatacatataagtATTTGGaagatgaaaaaatattataagaatTTGAAAGATGAAAGTCTAATATACGAAgctaattaaaagaaaaggcCTATCAGTTGCACTAGCTTGTGCCTTCTACATGTATTTTACTTCTTAAACCAAATGTATACATGGAGATAGTattactaaagttaatttgtccTCATCCAAGGAAGAACAGATGGATGGTCTTTATTTTTAGTtaagtttccctttttttttttttttgggtaaagacTAATTTTTTTACTGCTGCtaggttaattattattaatttatttttaccaaGATGTATATTTTGTAACCAATTGGAAATTCGAACACTAAAAAATTGTGCGTGctatatgttttaatttttgtttttctgtgttGAAATTTCGGTTAGTGATGATATGAGCATGACCTATATACTAATgaaccaggaaaaaaaaaaaaaaaaaatctg
It encodes:
- the LOC107424157 gene encoding uncharacterized protein LOC107424157, translating into MEQFRHIGEVLGSLKAIMVFRGNIQINQKQCFFLFDIFCFAYESIAEEMEHNLRFEEKHTKWKILEQPLRDLYRIFREGETYIRQCLETKDWWAKAITLYQNSDCVEFHIHNLLCCMPNVIEAIETAGEISGLDQDVMQKKKHVYSNKYRREYRDWKLFQWRFGKQYLITQDFCNRIDTVWKEDRWTLLNKIREKKISGSTKYEQRLIDLFFKSLDGLEPLNGRLFPCSILVGSKDYHVRRRLGSGSQYKEILWLGESFVLRHFFGDIETLQQEITSLLSLSHPNIMHYLCGFTDEEKKECFLITELMNKDLSSYNKEICGPRKKIPFSLPVAVDLMLQIARGMEYLHSKQIFHGHLNPSNILVRPRGISSEGNLHAKVSGFGLNSIRRFTTKSPSNHNGTLPFIWYSPEVLEEQEQTGAAENSKYTEKSDVYSFGMVCFELLTGKVPFEDSHLQGDKMSRNIRAGERPLFTFQSPKYVTNLTKKCWHTDPNQRPSFTSICRILRYIKRFLAMNPDHNIQLDPPVPHVDYCDIESRLLRNFPSCQSSVSQIPFQMFVYRILEKEKISASLKDNSESGSDGASVCGDDHITTVDDPFPSSPIPERKSLASLDVTNRKLSIKRSPDSRLNKLPGTPRGRSVRPPQMSPCGRSMRMSSESQLMAMSPRIRRTSSGHASDSEIS